In Fibrobacter sp. UWR2, the sequence GCGTAAGGCTATCGAGGACCTTCAATATCGACGGCGATTTCTTTGTCCTGAGCGGCAACGCAGACACACTATCGAACAGGGAGTCCACAAAAATCTCGAACGTATCAAGTTCAAAATGCCCGCGGCGCAACAGGATTGTATCGAGCAGGGAATCCTCGTCGTTCATCACGCGGATTTGCGAAATTCCCTTCAATTCATCCTCACTGAACGTGAGTGCAAGAACCGTATCTGGATGGTAGTATGGCGCAGGGCAATCCTCGCCACTGGTTTCAATAATTATTTTAGGCAGAAGGACTAGCGACTCGCCGTCTTTTTCCTTATCGATTTCAATCCTCTTGAGGGCACAATTGGAGAACGTCCAGAGGTTGCCCATCTGCAAAAAGAGCGTATCGGACGCAAGATGGATTCGCGCTCCGGAATCGAGAACGGCCTTGCGGAAAAAGCCCTCGCCAAAATAGGAGTCGTCTCCAGAAGAAAGCGAAATGGCGCCATCGTCATCTTGCGTGCAGGCCTGAATGCAGAAGCACGCTGCAAAAAATGCTGCAAAAAGAACGGCAATGGATTTTCTAGAAGTCATTCGCAAGAGAGCCCCGAAGCACTATAGTTTTATCTGCTTAACGAATTTAGCAATTTCGGCACTGTCAAGCGGATGCGTCTGCGCGTATAGATCTGCCCAGCGTACAAAGAATCCATTCTGGCGCACCGTAAGGAAGAACTTCGCACTATCCCGCGGAGCAAGGCGACCGACAATGGAATTCATGTCGAGGTATTCCCCTTCGATAAACGATGCCGTGTCAGCGCGGTTTACCGGATACATTCCCGACATGCGTGACGTAATGTTGTTTCCATGATCGAGTTCTACAAAATGGCCAAGGGAATCCTTGCCCGACGCGAGTACATAACCAGGGAGAATCGGATGGATGGGAGCCTCGCCAATCCCCAGCATCGCATCCATCGTAAGCATCGACTCCTTGCCCTCAAAATCAAAATCCCCCGTTATGGCAACGGCAGACCAGTCAAGAGGCTGCCTCGGGCAAATCCCGGGAAAGCGGCAGCCGTTATCAAGGCTTACCCAGTAGTAGAGCGAATCCTGGTCCATCAGGTGTAGGTACGTATAAACTAACGAATCTT encodes:
- a CDS encoding peptidase M23; this encodes MLVCVVFFLFIKFGFAEKLVNLLPLPGNEVVVVDDWKSKCASMRGTAFELNGGLGQCSWVVSDSVFFLPNDFLRYVASTAKTSRPKLHWIAPQDDFSSPILVQCEDSLVYTYLHLMDQDSLYYWVSLDNGCRFPGICPRQPLDWSAVAITGDFDFEGKESMLTMDAMLGIGEAPIHPILPGYVLASGKDSLGHFVELDHGNNITSRMSGMYPVNRADTASFIEGEYLDMNSIVGRLAPRDSAKFFLTVRQNGFFVRWADLYAQTHPLDSAEIAKFVKQIKL